Below is a window of Mucilaginibacter ginkgonis DNA.
AAAACAAATCCCTTCTCGAGGTGGGAAGGGATCTTAGAGCGAAAGACGAGATTCGAACTCGCGACCCCGACCTTGGCAAGGTCGTGCTCTACCAACTGAGCTACTTTCGCATTTGTTAAACGTTTGCCGTGACAACCGTTTTGCGTTTTGGTGGTGCAAATATAGACAGAATTGAATATTCTGCAAACGTTTGATTTAAAAAAATATCAAAACGCAGTTAAGTGCCTGTTTTTCACAAATAAAAGTTGACATAGACCATATTACGCAAATTGCCCGAAGTGCCACAATATGCCACTAGGGTCATGCAAAAAACATTCGCGGCCCCAATAATCTGTTTTAATAGGCGTAAGCCGTGCACCTTTGTATTTAGCCGGCAGGTTTAGGCTTACTAAATAATCCCATTGCGCGTCTACATCAGTTACCTCCAAAAAGATCATGGTGTTATCTACCCAGTCTTTGACGTAATATTTCTGAAGATAGAAACCGAAGTCGCCGGTTTTGAACAGCGACATATCAGCAGATATAATTACCTCTTCAAAACCCAGATCGCGGTAAAAGCTTCGCGAAATTTCAAAGTCTTTGGCGCCTATAAACGGGCGAATAGATTTGACAAGATCTTTCATCAGCTTTTTAATTTGCCCACATATTTATACGTGTTTAACAATACGCCTGTAGGAGTGGTTTTAGTGCTCACAAATTCTAATTCTTGCGCGTAAGCATCGTCTGTGAACAGACGTTTGCCCTTACCTAACAATACCGGCGACACTACCAAAACCAGTTCATCTATCAAGCCTTCGCCTAGTAAAAGCGTTGTTAATGATGCACTGCCGGGAATGACCAGGTCGGGACCATATGTGTTTTTTAAGTTTTTAATGGCATTAATGATATCTGTGCCAAGACTTTCTGCAGGTCCCCATTCTAATCCTTTCGGTCTATGCGTAGCCACATATTTTGTGGCGTTATTCATTCCCGCAGCGATAGGGCTTTGCGCCGTAGGCCAAAAGCTGCCGAGGGCATCATATGTGCGTCGACCAACCAACAAGTCAAAGTTTTGACCCTGCGCCTCCATCAGCATAGCCATCCCCGCCGGCGTACGGTAAGGTACTGTCCAGGCGCCATAAACGTATTCATTGTCATGTTCTATCACGCCGTCCAAAGAAATGTGCTCAATGATCTTGATCTTTCTCATAATGTGGTTTTTAAATGTTTACACAAATAACGGGCGATTAATTACCCGATACAAGGTACGAATACGACAAATGACGGGGGAGAATGAGCATTAATAATTAGAGATTTAGCTATTTTTAATTAAATTTGAGTATGGAAACACTAATCATGCATCCTAAAAATAAAGAACAAGTAGCTGCCCTCAAAGCTGTGGCTAAAGCTTTAAAAATTAGTGTGGAAACGCAAAGCAGCGGATACGATACGGAATTTGTAGCTGCAATTAAGGACGCTGAAAAACGAGGCAACTACATCTCAATAGATGCAAATGATGTATGGGGAAGTTTGCACTTAAGATAGAAGAACTTGCTCAACAGCATTTGCGCAAACATTTTAGATCTGACGACAAAGCCAGCATTAAAAAGATTGAGAAAATTTTTTAGAACTCACGGAACATCCTTACACCGGAACCGGCCAACCCGAAGCTTTAAAATATGAACTTGCCGGATTTTGGTCAAGGCGGATAAATCTTAAGGACCGCCTCATTTATAAGGTGGCAGAATCAACTGTTACAGTTTATGTGATTTCGGCATGGGTCACTATTCTAACCGATAAATTTACCTACTCTGTAAAACTTGCCTCACTAAATCACTCTCAAAGCCTCGACTCTGCGCATACTGTATAAGTTTGTAATTTAGCTTGTAACCTTCTTTTTCATTAATCGATCGCTTTTTCTTTTCGAGCAGGTTTCGCAGGATCTTTTCATATTCGTCGAGATCTATCGACAGCAAGGCTTTTTTTATGAGCGGCTCTGATACACGCTTTAGCTTAAGACCTTGCTTTATCTTGATGCGCCCCCAATGCTTTATATGCAACTTGCCGTGCACGTAAGCTTTAGCAAAGCGCTCTTCGTTCAAAAAATTGCCATCTATAAGTTTGCTGATGGTTTGTTCGATCACGTTTGGATAGGCACCCCACTCGTATAATTTGTCGCGCACTTCCTGCTGCGAACGTTCCTGATAAGCGCAATAATGTTCTGCTTTTTTAAGCGCCTCAGCGTCGCTGTATATCTTTTTCCGCGGTTTTGACTCTTCCATCAAAACTAAAATAACGTAAAATTTCTTGTATCAGAATAAATATGCCAGATTAGTACCTATGCCCCATAATACCTATTCGATAGCCGAAATTAAGCAGATACTCAACGCAGAGGGCAATGTTATAACAGACACTTACATAAGCGTTTTACTGACCGACAGCCGCCGCGCGGTGAACACGCATGAAGCTTTGTTTTTTGCCCTTAGGAGCC
It encodes the following:
- a CDS encoding VOC family protein, which translates into the protein MKDLVKSIRPFIGAKDFEISRSFYRDLGFEEVIISADMSLFKTGDFGFYLQKYYVKDWVDNTMIFLEVTDVDAQWDYLVSLNLPAKYKGARLTPIKTDYWGRECFLHDPSGILWHFGQFA
- a CDS encoding DUF2683 family protein — protein: METLIMHPKNKEQVAALKAVAKALKISVETQSSGYDTEFVAAIKDAEKRGNYISIDANDVWGSLHLR
- a CDS encoding dihydrofolate reductase family protein produces the protein MRKIKIIEHISLDGVIEHDNEYVYGAWTVPYRTPAGMAMLMEAQGQNFDLLVGRRTYDALGSFWPTAQSPIAAGMNNATKYVATHRPKGLEWGPAESLGTDIINAIKNLKNTYGPDLVIPGSASLTTLLLGEGLIDELVLVVSPVLLGKGKRLFTDDAYAQELEFVSTKTTPTGVLLNTYKYVGKLKS
- a CDS encoding regulatory protein RecX — encoded protein: MEESKPRKKIYSDAEALKKAEHYCAYQERSQQEVRDKLYEWGAYPNVIEQTISKLIDGNFLNEERFAKAYVHGKLHIKHWGRIKIKQGLKLKRVSEPLIKKALLSIDLDEYEKILRNLLEKKKRSINEKEGYKLNYKLIQYAQSRGFESDLVRQVLQSR